From the Cervus elaphus chromosome 20, mCerEla1.1, whole genome shotgun sequence genome, one window contains:
- the LOC122677430 gene encoding MICOS complex subunit MIC26-like: protein MFKVIQRFVGLGSLSLLTFKIYASSKKDSPHKDTVKVNELSLCSIPEDQSKYVEEPRTQLEESISHLQHYCEPYTSWCQEKYSQNKPKMQSLVQWGLDSYEYLQNAPPGFFPRLGVIGFAGVVGLVLTRGSKIQKLVYPPGFMGFAASLYHPQQAIVFVQVSGEKLYDWGLQSYVVVDLWKENFQKSGNVKNSSGNK, encoded by the coding sequence ATGTTCAAGGTAATTCAGAGGTTTGTGGGGCTGGGCAGCCTGAGCCTGCTCACCTTCAAGATCTatgcatcatcaaaaaaggacTCACCTCACAAAGATACTGTGAAGGTTAATGAGCTTTCACTCTGCTCCATTCCTGAGGATCAGTCTAAATATGTGGAAGAACCAAGGACCCAACTTGAAGAAAGCATCTCTCATCTCCAACATTATTGCGAACCATATACAAGTTGGTGTCAGGAAAAGTACTCCCAAAATAAGCCCAAGATGCAAAGTTTGGTTCAATGGGGGTTAGACAGCTATGAATATCTCCAAAATGCACCTCCTGGATTTTTTCCAAGACTTGGTGTTATTGGTTTTGCTGGAGTTGTTGGACTCGTTTTGACTAGAGGTTCAAAGATACAGAAGCTTGTGTATCCGCCTGGTTTCATGGGATTTGCTGCCTCTCTTTATCATCCACAACAAGCCATTGTATTTGTCCAGGTCAGTGGAGAGAAACTGTATGACTGGGGTTTACAAAGCTACGTTGTCGTAGATTTGTGGAAGGAGAACTTTCAAAAGTCAGGAAATGTGAAGAACTCGTCTGGAAATAAGTAG